A portion of the Acidisarcina polymorpha genome contains these proteins:
- a CDS encoding GDSL-type esterase/lipase family protein yields the protein MSSSSYKLFRKPLIAIGFVFTLFLNQAFAQTWVSAWGTSITGTSSLSASNFSCRWIARATLGGSGVRLRLSNVFGDAPITFAAVTVGIRTNSANVNSTSTVTFAGSNSVTINTGQEISSDYIDLPISAQTDLAVTLYVPGSIDSFPYHTEFTSQYCSTFDGSAGDHTEDSSGSAFTSVATTIGWLTAIDVVAPDSTSAAISAIGDSITDGYNVATDSYGGWTDVLSQRLNGASSDRSILNAGISGNTVFQNGGNGVPAVSRFGRDVLEQSGLAYVILFEGTNDINLGASAADLESNLTSLANTAHAEGLGVIGATITPRHNGWSGDQDSKDSIRDAVNQWIRATSVYDKYIDFDAVIRDPNAPEQMNSTYLNAAMDWIHPNVQGYAAMANAIDLSIFSANKIIVRDPSFEQSSSGSFANGWFHYGASGSGGVDVNASKAHTGNNDGWIFTTSPNWTGAAQNVMVTANTNYTLSAWFTCSQNFGKNAYLGISDQNGGSKSEVNWGDACSSTQYNQYSVQFNSGSLTQMQVYMGFNNGQSGGSWILIDDVQVTPR from the coding sequence ATGTCATCAAGTAGCTACAAACTATTTCGAAAGCCATTGATTGCCATTGGTTTTGTGTTCACTTTGTTTCTAAATCAGGCGTTCGCTCAAACCTGGGTCTCAGCTTGGGGAACGTCTATCACCGGCACATCATCGCTTTCTGCTTCGAACTTTAGTTGCCGCTGGATTGCTCGGGCCACCCTCGGCGGATCGGGCGTTCGGTTGCGCTTATCCAATGTTTTCGGTGACGCTCCGATCACCTTTGCTGCTGTTACCGTTGGTATTCGAACCAACAGCGCTAACGTAAACAGCACTAGCACCGTCACGTTCGCGGGATCCAACTCGGTGACTATTAACACTGGGCAGGAAATAAGCAGTGATTACATTGATCTTCCCATCTCAGCGCAAACTGATCTTGCAGTGACGCTTTATGTCCCCGGCTCCATCGATAGCTTCCCTTACCACACAGAGTTCACCAGTCAGTATTGCAGCACCTTCGACGGATCTGCGGGTGATCATACAGAGGATTCATCTGGGTCGGCCTTCACGAGTGTCGCAACGACAATCGGATGGTTAACTGCCATTGATGTTGTTGCACCAGATTCAACTTCCGCAGCTATTTCTGCCATAGGCGATTCCATCACTGATGGCTACAACGTAGCTACAGACAGCTACGGTGGTTGGACTGATGTCCTCTCCCAGCGACTCAATGGTGCATCCAGCGATAGATCTATCTTGAATGCCGGTATCTCCGGCAACACTGTGTTTCAGAACGGAGGTAACGGTGTTCCGGCCGTCTCTCGTTTCGGTCGCGACGTTCTGGAACAGTCAGGCCTTGCATACGTCATCCTGTTTGAGGGAACTAATGACATCAACCTCGGGGCGTCAGCAGCAGATCTGGAATCCAACCTGACATCTCTAGCTAATACCGCCCATGCCGAAGGGCTTGGAGTTATCGGTGCAACGATAACTCCGCGTCACAATGGGTGGTCCGGCGATCAGGACAGTAAAGACTCCATCAGAGATGCAGTAAATCAATGGATTCGAGCGACTTCTGTGTATGACAAATATATTGACTTTGATGCCGTGATTCGGGATCCGAACGCTCCAGAACAAATGAATTCTACCTACTTGAACGCAGCAATGGACTGGATACATCCGAACGTCCAAGGTTATGCGGCCATGGCAAACGCCATCGATTTGTCGATCTTTTCCGCAAACAAAATAATCGTGAGAGACCCGAGTTTTGAGCAGAGCTCCAGTGGGAGCTTCGCAAACGGCTGGTTCCATTACGGAGCGTCTGGATCAGGGGGTGTCGACGTAAATGCGAGCAAAGCTCACACTGGGAATAACGACGGCTGGATCTTCACGACCTCGCCGAACTGGACAGGAGCAGCTCAAAACGTCATGGTTACCGCGAACACGAACTACACTCTTTCAGCATGGTTCACCTGCTCGCAGAATTTCGGTAAGAATGCCTACTTGGGAATCTCCGACCAGAACGGCGGAAGCAAATCAGAAGTGAATTGGGGAGACGCATGCTCGTCCACCCAGTACAACCAATACTCCGTCCAGTTTAACTCGGGCTCCCTAACGCAGATGCAAGTGTACATGGGCTTCAACAATGGACAGAGTGGCGGTTCCTGGATCTTGATAGACGACGTGCAAGTTACACCTAGATAA